One Pseudomonas sp. HOU2 genomic window carries:
- a CDS encoding RNA polymerase factor sigma-70 has protein sequence MTEQVSTSRCDSPLLQAFVDNRLILVKIAARITGCRSRAEDVVQDAFFRLQSAPPITSSIKAQLSYLFQIVRNLAIDHYRKQALEQKYAGPEEEGLNVVIQGASPETSHINFSTLEHIADALTELPSRTRYAFEMYRLHGVPQKDIAKELGVSPTLVNFMIRDALVHCRKVSGSRGDAASMGRR, from the coding sequence ATGACGGAACAAGTATCCACAAGCAGGTGCGATTCACCGCTACTTCAGGCTTTTGTCGACAATCGACTGATTCTGGTGAAGATTGCAGCGCGCATTACCGGCTGCCGTTCGCGCGCCGAAGACGTGGTTCAAGATGCGTTCTTCCGCTTGCAGTCGGCCCCGCCGATCACTTCGTCGATCAAGGCGCAATTGAGTTACCTGTTCCAGATCGTGCGCAACCTCGCCATCGATCACTACCGCAAACAGGCGCTGGAGCAGAAATACGCAGGCCCGGAAGAGGAAGGGTTGAATGTGGTCATTCAGGGCGCTTCGCCGGAAACTTCGCACATCAATTTCTCGACGCTGGAACATATCGCCGACGCACTGACCGAACTGCCCAGCCGCACTCGCTACGCGTTCGAGATGTACCGCCTGCACGGGGTGCCGCAAAAGGACATCGCCAAGGAACTCGGCGTCTCGCCGACCCTGGTCAATTTCATGATTCGTGATGCGCTGGTGCACTGCCGCAAGGTGTCGGGCAGTCGCGGGGATGCGGCTTCGATGGGTCGTCGTTAA
- a CDS encoding GNAT family N-acetyltransferase: MSNLNDLTALALPSGSELVADATESRLSLSLDGQPLIRLRLNRDGTGPIQLDERFALPPGLALWAACYWLFAREPERQQLLWQLDQPPTEALRSGLLAGTDVAGEYRCERTLFWQLPQPWLGTSLSGSYPQQMVISQGKRHPLRPVKPRGEVYRRFDARLGAWISLRTLEIEQDLARFNRWQNSPRVASFWQEEGSLEQHREYLSKLDADPHTLTLIGCFDDQPFAYFEAYWAKEDRIAPFYDADSYDRGIHMLVGEENHRGPHKVASWLSALVHYLFLDDPRTQRVVAEPRADNAKMIGHMQNQCFHCEKEFDFPHKRAALMILGRERFFDRCKLA, encoded by the coding sequence CAACCGCTGATTCGCCTGCGTCTGAATCGTGACGGCACCGGACCGATTCAGCTCGATGAGCGTTTTGCCCTGCCGCCGGGCCTGGCGCTATGGGCTGCCTGCTACTGGTTGTTCGCCCGTGAGCCGGAGCGTCAGCAATTGCTCTGGCAACTGGATCAGCCGCCCACCGAAGCCTTGCGCAGCGGCTTGCTGGCTGGCACCGACGTGGCCGGCGAATACCGTTGCGAGCGCACCTTGTTCTGGCAACTGCCGCAGCCATGGCTCGGTACATCGCTGAGCGGCAGTTATCCGCAACAAATGGTGATCAGCCAGGGCAAGCGCCATCCGCTGCGTCCGGTCAAGCCGCGCGGTGAAGTCTATCGACGCTTCGATGCGCGTCTCGGGGCGTGGATTTCCCTGCGTACGCTGGAGATCGAGCAGGATCTGGCGCGATTCAATCGCTGGCAGAACAGTCCGCGAGTCGCCAGTTTCTGGCAGGAGGAGGGCAGTCTTGAGCAGCATCGCGAATACCTCAGCAAGCTCGACGCCGATCCGCACACCCTGACGCTGATCGGCTGTTTCGATGATCAACCGTTTGCCTATTTCGAAGCCTACTGGGCCAAGGAAGATCGGATCGCGCCGTTCTACGACGCCGACAGTTACGACCGTGGCATTCACATGCTGGTGGGGGAAGAGAATCACCGTGGCCCGCACAAGGTCGCGAGCTGGTTGTCGGCGCTGGTGCACTATCTGTTTCTGGATGATCCGCGTACCCAGCGCGTGGTCGCCGAACCGCGTGCCGACAACGCGAAGATGATCGGCCACATGCAGAACCAGTGCTTCCACTGCGAGAAGGAATTCGACTTTCCGCACAAGCGTGCGGCGTTGATGATTCTGGGGCGTGAGCGGTTTTTTGATCGGTGCAAGCTGGCGTAA